A stretch of Episyrphus balteatus chromosome 2, idEpiBalt1.1, whole genome shotgun sequence DNA encodes these proteins:
- the LOC129911886 gene encoding uncharacterized protein LOC129911886, with protein sequence MLDGWYCRSLANEQAASSQNQDEEIDPNDGESGSEESQDEGQDNFNNPVDYKTQSRYLKRKLKFLIYENEFFQDALRSSQRRLLKVSRDRSFLLDRLLQYEKPEITSSESEETESSDDEAKEAKKRKAAEGAPATGPGSGRGRKKKATQKTKTETPKNNASNQPEGHMTAEEVERHLQSRQSLAELVPERAPPTVPTEMFSNEPSLDSESNDQMIETSPSNIGEECLSVEYNN encoded by the exons ATGTTAGACGGTTGGTATTGCCGTAGTTTGGCAAACGAGCAGGCAGCTTCATCACAAAATCAAGATGAAGAAATCGACCCCAACGATGGGGAGTCCGGTTCGGAAGAAAGCCAAGACGAGGGACAAGATAATTTCAATAATCCCGTCGATTATAAAACACAATCACgctatttgaaaagaaaattaaaatttctaatttat gAAAATGAATTCTTCCAAGATGCTCTTCGTTCGAGTCAACGTCGTTTGTTAAAAGTTTCACGTGATAGATCATTTCTGTTGGATCGTCTTTTGCAATATGAAAAACCAGAAATAACATCATCAGAAAGTGAAGAAACTGAATCTTCAGATGACGAAgcaaaagaagcaaaaaa ACGCAAAGCTGCTGAAGGTGCCCCAGCAACTGGGCCAGGTTCAGGCCGTGGACGAAAGAAAAAAGCTActcagaaaacaaaaacagaaacacCCAAAAATAATGCTAGCAATCAACCCGAAGGCCACATGACCGCCGAAGAAGTTGAAAGACATTTACAGTCGAGGCAGTCCTTGGCAGAGTTGGTTCCCGAAAGAGCTCCACCAACCGTTCCAACTGAAATGTTTAGCAATGAACCATCATTGGATAG TGAATCTAATGACCAGATGATTGAGACTTCACCCAGTAATATTGGAGAAGAATGTCTTAGTGTGGAATATAATAATTGA